In Natronococcus occultus SP4, the following proteins share a genomic window:
- a CDS encoding carboxylate--amine ligase, with protein sequence MSDERDAVVVTASRYPHGYTSVRSLGSKGVYTIAAVDDTDLSVTASRYCDESVLVPPPSNLPAYRDALLGLAARPDVRTIIPHRPHDTYILSRDYEAFDRHIDLVVPPMETLRNVHDRKRLAEIATDAGVAIPETQLLSEVEDWSDNRIVKSRYNLLTDAYLEEFELEDSKIAKSVEHIAPGETPDVDALIEKMGHEPIVQEYVEGAGEYVFGALYEHGEALGTFQHRQLRGDSYTGSGGVYRESVHIPELEEAGLAILDELEWHGLACIEYIEDAETGEFSIVEINPRMWQSLACAVKAGADFPAWYWLAATGRSELIEPGYETGVSTHYLYGELEHLVSVAREESPFVERPSLAGRTGEIARSCVEDRSFDVLHRDDPMPIVRQVRNEIEDAVGRRLG encoded by the coding sequence TTGAGTGACGAACGCGACGCGGTCGTCGTCACCGCCTCCCGGTACCCCCACGGATACACGTCGGTCCGCTCGCTCGGATCGAAGGGCGTATACACGATCGCCGCGGTCGACGACACCGACCTGAGCGTGACGGCATCGCGGTACTGCGACGAGTCCGTCCTCGTGCCGCCGCCGAGCAATCTGCCGGCCTACAGGGACGCGCTGCTCGGACTGGCCGCCCGTCCGGACGTTCGCACCATCATCCCCCATCGCCCGCACGACACGTACATCCTCTCGCGGGATTACGAGGCGTTCGATCGCCACATCGACCTCGTCGTGCCGCCGATGGAGACCCTCCGGAACGTCCACGACCGCAAGCGGCTCGCGGAGATCGCGACCGACGCGGGCGTGGCGATTCCGGAGACGCAACTGCTCTCGGAGGTCGAGGACTGGAGCGACAACCGGATCGTCAAGTCGCGGTACAACCTGTTGACCGACGCCTATCTCGAGGAGTTCGAACTCGAGGACTCGAAGATCGCGAAATCGGTCGAGCACATCGCGCCGGGGGAGACTCCGGACGTCGACGCGCTGATCGAGAAGATGGGCCACGAGCCGATCGTCCAGGAGTACGTCGAGGGCGCCGGCGAGTACGTGTTCGGTGCGCTGTACGAACACGGCGAGGCGCTTGGCACCTTCCAGCACCGTCAGCTCCGGGGTGACTCCTACACCGGCAGCGGCGGCGTCTACCGGGAATCGGTCCATATCCCCGAACTCGAGGAGGCGGGGCTGGCGATCCTCGACGAACTCGAGTGGCACGGGCTGGCCTGCATCGAGTACATCGAGGACGCAGAGACCGGCGAGTTCTCGATCGTCGAGATCAACCCGCGGATGTGGCAGTCGCTCGCGTGTGCGGTCAAGGCGGGCGCCGACTTCCCGGCCTGGTACTGGCTCGCCGCGACGGGCCGCAGCGAACTGATCGAACCCGGCTACGAGACCGGGGTCAGCACCCACTACCTCTACGGCGAGCTCGAACACCTCGTCAGCGTCGCTCGCGAGGAATCCCCGTTCGTCGAACGACCCTCGCTGGCGGGCCGGACCGGCGAAATCGCCAGATCGTGTGTCGAAGACCGGTCGTTCGACGTCCTCCACCGCGACGATCCGATGCCGATCGTCCGCCAGGTCCGCAATGAGATCGAGGACGCTGTCGGTCGAAGACTGGGCTGA
- a CDS encoding polysaccharide deacetylase family protein, whose amino-acid sequence MGTVDVAIGVDADCVAGWLGSYGGEDSPADLSRGLSAGNEGIPRMLELFEEQDIETSWYVPGHTIETFRDEIEAVAAAGHELGVHGYSHENPTDLSREQEDEILEVSIDLIEDVTGSEPVGHRASWWEFSENTPDLVEKHGFEYDSSLMERQFEPGWMRKGDSWEKIDYDKSPEAWMEPYRYGEETDVVEIPISWYRDDIPPMLFIKQPIYHAGYKDPEMMYEQYYKRQFDYLHNRRGAGVYTFTIHPDLHGLPHMIPLFEEFIQYVKGHENARFVTLETVAEKFRDDPSVYESESNYI is encoded by the coding sequence ATGGGTACTGTTGACGTAGCAATCGGCGTCGACGCGGACTGTGTCGCCGGCTGGCTCGGCTCCTACGGTGGCGAGGACTCGCCCGCGGATCTCTCCCGTGGCCTGTCGGCCGGCAACGAGGGGATCCCCCGGATGCTCGAGCTGTTCGAGGAGCAAGACATCGAGACGTCGTGGTACGTCCCCGGCCACACGATCGAGACGTTTCGGGACGAGATCGAGGCGGTCGCGGCCGCGGGCCACGAGCTCGGGGTGCACGGCTACTCCCACGAGAACCCGACCGATCTCTCCCGGGAGCAGGAAGACGAGATTCTCGAGGTCTCGATCGACCTGATCGAGGACGTCACCGGCTCGGAGCCGGTCGGACATCGGGCCAGCTGGTGGGAGTTCAGCGAGAACACCCCCGACCTCGTCGAGAAGCACGGCTTCGAGTACGACAGCAGCCTGATGGAACGGCAGTTCGAACCGGGCTGGATGCGCAAGGGAGACAGCTGGGAGAAGATCGACTACGACAAGAGTCCGGAGGCGTGGATGGAGCCGTACCGGTACGGCGAGGAAACCGACGTCGTCGAGATCCCGATCAGCTGGTATCGCGACGACATTCCTCCAATGTTGTTCATCAAGCAGCCGATCTACCACGCCGGCTACAAGGATCCGGAGATGATGTACGAGCAGTACTACAAGCGACAGTTCGACTACCTCCACAACCGTCGGGGCGCGGGCGTCTACACCTTCACGATCCACCCCGACCTTCACGGGCTTCCCCACATGATCCCGTTGTTCGAGGAGTTCATCCAGTACGTCAAGGGCCACGAGAACGCCCGCTTCGTCACCCTCGAGACGGTCGCCGAGAAGTTCAGGGACGATCCCTCGGTCTACGAGAGCGAGAGCAACTACATCTGA
- a CDS encoding peptide-methionine (S)-S-oxide reductase MsrA, translating to MEPTESTTDEPALLEDAPLEIPAEREAATFGVGCFWGPDARFGALEGVARTRVGYAGGTEPDPTYYSLGDHTEVVRIAYDPDVVTYEELLETFWASHDWHSAAPKRQYRSVVLAHDDEQYELACRGWDAVADRTGRTPATDVERLGAFYSAEPSHQKYELRSRPVVGDELETLYGEAFVDSTVVARLNGFAAGHGDRSRYDALLAALDLPAPLVAELQRWR from the coding sequence ATGGAACCGACGGAGTCGACGACTGACGAGCCGGCACTGCTCGAGGACGCTCCACTCGAGATACCCGCCGAACGCGAGGCGGCGACGTTCGGGGTGGGCTGTTTTTGGGGTCCCGACGCCCGCTTCGGCGCGCTCGAGGGGGTTGCCCGAACTCGGGTCGGCTACGCGGGCGGGACCGAACCCGATCCGACCTACTACTCGCTCGGCGATCACACCGAAGTCGTCCGGATCGCGTACGATCCGGACGTCGTCACCTACGAGGAGCTTCTCGAGACGTTCTGGGCGAGCCACGACTGGCACTCCGCGGCGCCGAAACGACAGTACCGAAGCGTCGTCCTCGCTCACGACGACGAACAGTACGAACTCGCGTGTCGGGGATGGGACGCGGTCGCCGATCGAACCGGTCGGACGCCGGCTACCGACGTCGAACGGCTCGGGGCGTTCTACTCGGCCGAGCCGTCCCACCAGAAGTACGAACTCCGCTCCCGACCGGTCGTCGGCGACGAACTCGAGACGCTGTACGGCGAGGCGTTCGTCGATTCGACGGTCGTCGCTCGACTCAACGGATTCGCAGCCGGTCACGGTGATCGGAGCCGATACGACGCGTTGCTGGCCGCTCTCGATCTCCCGGCGCCGCTCGTCGCTGAACTCCAGCGGTGGCGCTGA
- a CDS encoding DUF502 domain-containing protein — MERTDPSSWQRDFGRGLVVIVPILITAFLLYVLYSFVSTFVPTMMLDGAALEPFLPGVGDRAREIVAGLLRIVVVLSIGCALMYLLGYLARTTAGELFEAWLDRAANRVPGLRLVYNASKTTTEVTVGSESVQGPVKLEIWRGIRMTAFKTGQQAADERVLLFLPTAPNISTGFVLEVDPEDVTELEESTESALTRIISAGFGGEEEAETGRHGDGSRSKRRPDP; from the coding sequence GTGGAACGAACGGATCCGAGTTCGTGGCAGCGGGATTTCGGACGAGGACTCGTCGTCATCGTTCCGATTCTCATCACGGCGTTTCTGCTCTACGTGCTCTACTCGTTCGTCTCGACGTTCGTACCGACGATGATGCTCGACGGGGCAGCGCTCGAGCCGTTCCTCCCTGGCGTCGGCGATCGCGCCCGCGAAATCGTGGCGGGGCTGTTGCGGATCGTCGTCGTGCTCTCGATCGGCTGTGCGCTGATGTACCTGCTGGGCTACCTCGCCCGAACGACGGCCGGAGAGCTGTTCGAGGCCTGGCTCGATCGAGCTGCGAACCGCGTTCCGGGGCTGCGGCTCGTTTACAACGCCTCGAAGACGACGACCGAGGTGACGGTCGGCTCCGAGTCAGTGCAGGGACCGGTCAAACTCGAGATCTGGCGCGGAATCCGGATGACTGCGTTCAAGACCGGCCAACAGGCCGCAGACGAGCGGGTCCTGCTGTTCCTGCCGACAGCCCCGAACATCTCGACCGGGTTCGTCCTCGAGGTCGATCCCGAGGACGTCACCGAACTCGAGGAAAGCACCGAGTCGGCGCTGACGCGGATCATCAGCGCCGGGTTCGGCGGGGAGGAGGAAGCCGAGACCGGCCGCCACGGGGATGGAAGCCGGTCGAAGCGCCGTCCGGACCCCTAA
- the rdfA gene encoding rod-determining factor RdfA, with the protein MADRKTERDETCCKLGRVAEKYELTGLDEDLVASWTGEGDEQYSTRELATIVNQRVLEAAFETAGVSYKDGEIENTYRLLSDDDVTSGTRVQTRNELERDGIPVEDVESDFVSHQTVYNHLTKCLEAELATPSAEERLERAEEKLGALQNRTEAVTGDTIAQLRRNDALEIGAYDVLVSVTVTCEECQQQYTVRELLEERTCGCSG; encoded by the coding sequence ATGGCTGACCGTAAGACGGAGCGGGACGAGACGTGTTGCAAGCTCGGACGGGTCGCCGAGAAGTACGAGCTCACCGGACTCGACGAGGACCTCGTCGCCTCCTGGACCGGCGAGGGCGACGAACAGTACAGTACGCGAGAACTCGCGACGATCGTCAACCAGCGCGTCCTCGAGGCGGCCTTCGAGACGGCCGGCGTCTCGTACAAGGACGGCGAGATCGAGAACACCTACCGGCTGCTCAGCGACGACGACGTTACGAGCGGGACGCGAGTCCAGACGCGCAACGAACTCGAGCGCGACGGCATCCCCGTCGAGGACGTCGAGTCGGACTTCGTCTCCCACCAGACCGTCTACAACCACCTCACCAAGTGTCTCGAGGCCGAACTTGCGACCCCGAGCGCCGAGGAGCGTCTCGAGCGTGCCGAGGAGAAGCTGGGCGCGCTCCAGAACCGGACCGAAGCGGTAACGGGCGATACGATCGCACAGCTTCGTCGCAACGACGCCCTCGAGATCGGTGCGTACGACGTCCTCGTTTCCGTGACGGTGACCTGCGAGGAGTGCCAACAGCAGTATACGGTGCGCGAACTTCTCGAGGAACGTACCTGCGGCTGTTCGGGCTGA
- a CDS encoding archaea-specific SMC-related protein, with the protein MKTSQNVSERETPDRATLSVSNIGGIEETTVSFQQGITVLSGRNATNRTSLLQGIMAALGSDRASLKADATEGEAVLEFGDERYRQTLHRRNGTVVTDGDPYLEDPEIADLFAFLLESNEARRAVARGDELRDLIMRPVDTEAIKAEIQQLEQRKQRIDDELAELDELENRLPDLEAKRKRVSDEIDSLREELEDAEERLEETNVDVETRREERSELETKLDELRETRSELERTRDRIDTERESIEALEDEREEVEAQLEELSTGEDVDLGRLEAEIDSLQAQKDDLNEEISQLQRTIQFNERLLEEAGEFLGTDDHRTDGDITDQLLADDDSETVTCWTCGSSVATDQIETTLDQLRSVHQDRLEERSSIDDELDEKRATRTEIEENRTEYEQANRRLDSIDDEIERRRDRIEELTDERESLTEEVDDLETEIDDLESDGSEDILEQHREVNQLEFELERKERKRDEIEDEIAEIEERLDERDGLESRREETTEELTDLRTRIDRIEEDAVEAFNEHMENLLETLGYGNLDRIWIDRTTREIREGRRKVTQSSFDLKIVRSTDDGAAYEDAIEHLSESEREVTGLVFALAGYLVHDVYETVPFMLLDSLEAIDAERITALVEYFESYAPYLVVALLDEDAEQLAQSHDVVSEI; encoded by the coding sequence ATGAAGACGAGCCAGAACGTATCGGAGCGGGAGACCCCGGACCGGGCGACGCTTTCGGTGAGCAACATCGGCGGGATCGAGGAGACGACCGTCTCGTTCCAGCAGGGAATCACCGTCCTCTCCGGCCGAAACGCGACCAACAGAACGTCACTACTCCAGGGGATCATGGCTGCGCTCGGCAGCGACCGGGCAAGTCTCAAGGCCGACGCGACAGAAGGCGAAGCCGTCCTCGAGTTCGGTGACGAGCGCTACCGTCAAACTCTCCACCGTCGAAACGGAACCGTCGTCACCGACGGCGACCCCTACCTCGAGGACCCGGAGATCGCGGATCTGTTCGCGTTCCTGCTCGAGTCCAACGAGGCTCGCCGAGCCGTTGCCCGCGGCGACGAGCTTCGTGATCTCATTATGCGACCCGTCGACACCGAGGCGATCAAGGCGGAGATCCAGCAGCTCGAGCAGCGAAAGCAACGCATCGACGACGAGCTCGCCGAGCTCGACGAACTCGAGAACCGATTGCCCGATCTCGAGGCGAAACGGAAGCGAGTCAGCGACGAGATCGACTCGCTTCGCGAGGAGCTCGAGGACGCCGAGGAACGGCTCGAGGAAACGAACGTCGACGTCGAGACGCGCCGCGAGGAGCGCTCCGAACTCGAGACGAAACTCGACGAACTGCGCGAGACGCGGTCGGAGCTCGAGCGCACCCGGGACCGGATCGACACCGAGCGCGAGAGTATCGAGGCCCTCGAGGACGAACGTGAGGAGGTCGAGGCCCAGCTCGAGGAGCTCTCGACGGGTGAGGACGTTGATCTCGGCCGCCTGGAGGCCGAGATCGACTCCCTGCAGGCCCAGAAGGACGACCTCAACGAGGAGATCTCGCAGCTCCAGCGGACGATCCAGTTTAACGAGCGGCTGCTCGAGGAGGCCGGGGAGTTCCTCGGGACCGACGACCACCGGACCGACGGTGACATCACCGATCAGCTGCTGGCCGACGACGATTCGGAGACGGTCACCTGCTGGACCTGTGGCTCGTCGGTCGCCACCGATCAGATCGAGACCACGCTCGACCAGCTCCGGTCGGTCCACCAGGACCGACTCGAGGAGCGGTCGTCGATCGACGACGAACTCGACGAGAAGCGGGCGACCCGCACGGAAATCGAGGAGAACCGGACCGAGTACGAGCAGGCGAACCGCCGTCTCGACTCGATCGACGACGAGATCGAGCGCCGACGGGACCGCATCGAGGAGCTCACCGACGAGCGCGAGTCGCTGACCGAGGAGGTCGACGACCTCGAAACCGAGATCGACGACCTCGAGAGCGACGGCTCCGAGGACATCCTCGAACAGCACCGCGAGGTCAACCAGCTCGAGTTCGAGCTCGAGCGCAAGGAACGCAAGCGCGACGAGATCGAGGATGAGATCGCCGAGATTGAGGAGCGGCTCGATGAGCGCGACGGGCTCGAGAGCCGCCGCGAGGAGACGACCGAGGAGCTAACCGACCTGCGGACCCGGATCGACCGCATCGAGGAAGACGCCGTCGAGGCGTTCAACGAACACATGGAGAACCTCCTCGAGACGCTCGGCTACGGGAATCTCGACCGGATCTGGATCGACCGTACGACCCGGGAGATTCGAGAAGGACGCCGAAAGGTCACCCAGTCATCGTTCGACCTGAAGATCGTCCGCAGCACCGACGACGGTGCGGCCTACGAGGACGCGATCGAACACTTAAGCGAGAGCGAACGTGAGGTGACGGGGCTGGTCTTCGCGCTGGCGGGCTATCTCGTCCACGACGTCTACGAGACGGTGCCGTTCATGCTGCTTGACTCCCTCGAGGCGATCGACGCCGAGCGGATCACGGCGCTGGTCGAGTACTTCGAGTCGTACGCTCCCTACCTCGTCGTCGCCCTGCTCGACGAGGACGCCGAACAGCTCGCACAGAGCCACGACGTCGTTTCCGAGATCTAG
- a CDS encoding acyl-CoA dehydrogenase family protein: MLDFVQLEADLDQEERMIRDTAREFVAEHVKPDIGDHFEDGTFPTELIPKMGELGFYAPNLEGYGSPNVSETAYGLLMQELEAGDSGLRSMASVQGALVMYPIRAYGSEAQKEEWLPALGEGEAVGCFGLTEPEHGSNPSAMETHAERDGDGYVLNGSKTWITNSPIADVAVVWARDRSSEDAPVRGFLVETDRDGVSTNKITEKLSLRASITGEIGLNDVHVPEENVLPGVSGMKGPLSCLTQARYGIAWGAVGAARDCFEEARAYATEREQFGGPIGRFQLQQEKLAEMATQITLAQLLAYRLADLKERGEMRPQHVSMAKRNNVRTAREQSKVAREILGGNGITTDYSPMRHMANMETVYTYEGTHDIHTLVLGEELTGLQAFTQQ, from the coding sequence ATGCTGGATTTCGTGCAGCTCGAGGCCGATCTCGATCAGGAGGAACGAATGATCCGGGATACGGCCCGGGAGTTCGTCGCGGAACACGTCAAACCCGACATCGGCGACCACTTCGAGGACGGAACCTTCCCGACGGAGCTGATCCCGAAGATGGGAGAGCTCGGCTTCTACGCGCCGAACCTCGAGGGGTACGGCTCGCCGAACGTCTCCGAGACGGCGTACGGACTCCTCATGCAGGAGCTCGAGGCGGGCGACTCGGGACTGCGCTCGATGGCCTCGGTCCAGGGGGCGCTCGTGATGTACCCGATCCGCGCCTACGGGAGCGAGGCCCAGAAGGAGGAGTGGCTGCCCGCGCTGGGGGAGGGCGAGGCCGTGGGCTGTTTCGGCCTGACCGAACCGGAGCACGGATCGAACCCCTCCGCGATGGAGACACACGCGGAGCGAGACGGCGACGGCTACGTCCTGAACGGCTCGAAGACCTGGATCACGAACTCGCCGATCGCCGACGTCGCCGTCGTCTGGGCGCGCGATCGCTCGAGCGAGGACGCCCCGGTCCGTGGGTTCCTGGTCGAGACCGATCGGGACGGCGTTTCGACGAACAAAATCACCGAGAAGCTCTCCCTGCGGGCCTCGATTACCGGCGAGATCGGACTGAACGACGTACACGTCCCCGAGGAGAACGTCCTGCCCGGCGTCTCGGGGATGAAAGGGCCACTCTCCTGTCTCACGCAGGCCCGGTACGGGATCGCCTGGGGCGCGGTCGGGGCCGCCCGCGACTGTTTCGAGGAGGCCCGTGCCTACGCCACCGAGCGCGAGCAGTTCGGCGGCCCGATCGGACGGTTCCAGCTCCAGCAGGAGAAGCTCGCCGAGATGGCCACCCAGATCACCCTGGCCCAGCTGCTGGCCTACCGCCTGGCCGACCTCAAGGAACGCGGCGAGATGCGCCCCCAGCACGTCTCGATGGCAAAGCGCAACAACGTCCGGACGGCCCGCGAACAGTCGAAGGTCGCCCGCGAGATACTGGGCGGGAACGGGATCACGACCGACTACTCGCCGATGCGCCACATGGCAAATATGGAAACCGTCTACACCTACGAGGGGACCCACGACATCCACACGCTCGTCCTCGGCGAGGAGCTGACGGGCTTGCAGGCGTTCACACAGCAGTGA
- a CDS encoding acyl-CoA dehydrogenase family protein: protein MAFALSDEHRAIRDAVREFGANEIEPVAEEYDRNGTYPEEIRREAAAYDFVAPGIPTEYDGAGMDKLASTIVTEELWRADPGIGSAVGSAGFGTDMILEFGDEWMKAEWLPKIASGETASCSMISEPAHGSDVAGIETVAEKDGTEYVLNGNKMWITNGTVADVGVLMAKTSPGESHRGITAFLVEMDADGIRTEKIDNKLGIRASDLAEVVVDDVRVPEDNVIGEVDQGFYQLMEFFASGRTSVAAQAVGAAQGALDAALDYASEREQFGQRIGEFQAIRHKLAEMATNVEAARSLTYRAATQVEDGNQEIAARFSSMAKLFASEHAVDVADEAVQVHGGAGYVTDYPAERYYRDARITKIYEGTSEIQKNVIADRLL from the coding sequence ATGGCATTCGCCCTGTCCGACGAGCACCGTGCGATTCGGGACGCCGTCCGTGAGTTCGGCGCAAACGAGATCGAACCGGTCGCCGAGGAGTACGACCGAAACGGCACCTACCCCGAGGAGATCCGCCGCGAGGCCGCGGCGTACGACTTCGTTGCACCGGGGATCCCCACCGAGTACGACGGCGCCGGGATGGACAAGCTCGCGTCGACGATCGTCACCGAGGAGCTGTGGCGAGCCGATCCCGGTATCGGCTCGGCGGTCGGCTCCGCCGGGTTCGGGACTGACATGATCCTCGAGTTCGGCGACGAGTGGATGAAAGCGGAGTGGCTCCCGAAGATCGCCAGCGGCGAGACCGCGTCCTGTTCGATGATCTCCGAACCCGCACACGGGTCGGACGTCGCCGGGATCGAGACGGTTGCCGAGAAGGATGGCACTGAGTACGTGCTCAACGGGAACAAGATGTGGATCACCAACGGCACCGTCGCCGACGTCGGCGTTCTGATGGCCAAGACCAGTCCCGGCGAGAGCCACCGCGGCATCACCGCCTTCCTCGTCGAGATGGACGCCGACGGGATCCGAACGGAGAAGATCGACAACAAGCTCGGGATCCGGGCGTCGGACCTTGCAGAAGTCGTCGTCGACGACGTCCGCGTCCCCGAGGACAACGTCATCGGCGAGGTCGATCAGGGGTTCTACCAGCTGATGGAGTTTTTCGCCTCCGGGCGCACCAGCGTCGCCGCCCAGGCCGTCGGCGCCGCCCAGGGCGCGCTGGACGCGGCGCTCGACTACGCCTCCGAGCGCGAACAGTTCGGACAGCGGATCGGCGAGTTCCAGGCGATCCGGCACAAGCTCGCGGAGATGGCGACGAACGTCGAGGCCGCCCGGTCGCTGACCTATCGCGCCGCGACGCAGGTCGAGGACGGCAACCAGGAGATCGCCGCCAGGTTCTCGAGCATGGCGAAGCTGTTCGCCTCCGAGCACGCCGTCGACGTCGCCGACGAGGCCGTCCAGGTCCACGGCGGTGCCGGCTACGTCACCGACTACCCCGCAGAGCGGTACTACCGCGACGCCCGCATCACGAAGATCTACGAGGGAACCAGCGAGATCCAGAAGAACGTCATCGCCGACCGCCTGCTGTAG